The proteins below come from a single Carassius carassius chromosome 11, fCarCar2.1, whole genome shotgun sequence genomic window:
- the osgepl1 gene encoding tRNA N6-adenosine threonylcarbamoyltransferase, mitochondrial produces MLPRALSGAARCLMKRCSSQRVFRTGRRLVLGIETSCDETGAAVLDDTGLILGESLHSQKLTHLEAGGIIPTVAQRLHRENICRVVQEALDRSGIEPSELTAVATTVKPGLALSLGIGLDFSQKFVRLHEKLFIPIHHMEAHALTVRMLHPVDFPFLVLLVSGGHSLLALAKGIDEFLLLGQTLDVAAGDTLDKIARRLSLSSRPECSSLSGGQAIELLAKEGDRFAFHFKSPMGQLYDCNFSFAGLRNQVTLAISKKEKEEGVEKGQLLSCVKDIAAASQHTVASHIAKRTHRAILFCKSKGLLPQHNPTLVVSGGVASNEYIRRTLKIVTDATGLHLLCPPSKFCTDNGVMIAWNGVERLKQGKGIMSHTEEINYEPKAPLGLDITSEVKDAAIKIPPLKLRINSRHCVERTFPTY; encoded by the exons ATGCTCCCTCGCGCTCTGAGTGGCGCTGCTCGGTGCCTGATGAAGCGCTGCTCGTCACAGAGAGTCTTCAGGACAGGGCGCAGGTTAGTTTTGGGCATCGAGACGAGCTGCGATGAGACCGGAGCGGCTGTGCTGGACGACACTGGACTGATTCTGGGCGAATCTCTGCATTCTCAGAAACTGACACACCTTGA GGCGGGTGGAATTATCCCAACTGTGGCCCAACGCCTACACAGAGAAAACATCTGTAGAGTTGTCCAGGAGGCCTTGGACAGAAGTGGCATTGAACCCAGTGAACTCACAGCTGTGGCCACAACAGTGAAGCCTGGGCTTGCCCTTAGCTTAGGAATCGGCTTGGATTTCAGTCAGAAGTTTGTGAGACTTCACGAAAAGCTGTTCATCCCTATACACCATATGGAGGCACACGCCCTCACTGTAAGAATGCTACACCCCGTAGACTTCCCTTTTCTTGTGCTCCTTGTCTCCGGGGGTCATTCTCTTCTTGCATTGGCCAAAGGAATAGATGAATTTCTTCTGCTGGGGCAAACATTGGATGTAGCAGCCGGGGACACTTTAGATAAG ATTGCTAGAAGACTTTCTCTTAGCAGTCGCCCAGAGTGCTCTTCTTTGAGCGGTGGACAAGCCATAGAGCTTCTGGCAAAAGAAGGAGATCGATTCGCATTTCATTTCAAGTCACCCATGGGGCAGCTCTACGACTGCAATTtctcttttgctggtttgcgaaACCAGGTGACACTGGCAATAagcaaaaaagagaaagaagaag GTGTTGAAAAAGGACAGTTATTATCATGCGTCAAAGACATCGCGGCTGCCTCACAACACACCGTGGCGTCTCATATAGCCAAACGAACACATCGTGCCATTTTGTTCTGTAAATCCAAAGGTCTTCTACCACAGCATAATCCAACTCTG GTTGTTTCAGGGGGAGTAGCAAGTAATGAATACATCAGACGGACTCTAAAAATTGTCACAGATGCCACTGGATTGCATCTGCTTTGCCCTCCATCAAAGTTTTGCACTGATAATGGAGTCATGATTGCATG GAATGGTGTAGAGAGACTAAAGCAAGGAAAGGGGATCATGTCCCACACCGAAGAGATCAACTATGAACCCAA agcACCACTTGGATTAGACATTACTTCAGAAGTTAAAGATGCTGCAATCAAAATTCCCCCATTAAAACTGAGGATAAATTCTCGACATTGTGTTGAAAGGACATTTCCtacatattaa